From one Trichlorobacter lovleyi SZ genomic stretch:
- a CDS encoding IS481-like element ISGlo3 family transposase, with amino-acid sequence MTIRLHANATTTPRIRRYIQQSSKTDKGLAKELGISLDTVRRWRKRSEVHDHSHTPHRLPTTLNEAQEAVVIELRRSLLLPLDDLLVVTREFIHPEASRSALDRLLRRHGVSRLADLIPKEDETQAKPKTFKSYEPGFVHVDIKYLPQMPDETSRRYLFVAIDRASRWVYLELRKSKSAQAAKGFLERLVAKAPFKIHKMLTDNDKAFTDRFSTAGERKPTGNHLFDKACLKHNIEHRLIPPRHPQTNGMVERFNGRISDVLATTRFDSAADLEATMLRYAHLYNQHIPQRALGHKTPVEALKSWQKSKPDLFHKQVRNHPGPNI; translated from the coding sequence ATGACAATTCGGTTGCACGCCAACGCGACGACAACACCCAGGATTCGGCGCTACATTCAACAATCGAGCAAGACGGACAAAGGGCTGGCCAAGGAGCTGGGCATTTCCCTTGATACCGTACGGCGGTGGCGCAAACGCAGTGAGGTACATGATCACTCTCATACGCCGCACCGGCTCCCCACGACCCTAAACGAGGCCCAGGAAGCGGTGGTGATCGAGCTGCGCCGTTCCCTGCTGCTGCCCTTGGATGACCTTCTGGTCGTCACCCGCGAATTCATCCATCCCGAGGCCTCGCGTTCGGCCCTGGACCGCCTCTTGCGTCGTCATGGTGTGTCTCGGCTGGCGGATCTTATCCCCAAGGAGGATGAGACTCAAGCCAAGCCCAAGACCTTCAAGAGCTATGAACCCGGCTTTGTTCATGTCGATATCAAATATCTGCCGCAAATGCCGGACGAGACCTCGCGTCGGTACCTGTTCGTCGCCATCGACCGGGCCAGCCGCTGGGTGTATCTGGAGTTGCGCAAAAGCAAATCGGCCCAGGCGGCAAAAGGCTTTCTGGAGCGCTTGGTCGCCAAAGCTCCCTTTAAGATCCACAAGATGCTGACCGATAACGACAAAGCCTTTACCGACCGATTCAGCACAGCAGGTGAACGCAAGCCCACGGGGAACCACCTCTTTGACAAGGCCTGCTTGAAACACAACATTGAGCACCGCCTCATTCCCCCACGACACCCTCAGACCAACGGGATGGTGGAGCGTTTCAACGGTCGGATCAGCGACGTATTGGCGACCACGCGGTTTGATTCAGCCGCAGACTTGGAGGCGACCATGCTCAGGTATGCTCACCTCTATAACCAGCACATTCCGCAACGAGCGCTCGGCCACAAAACCCCGGTAGAGGCCCTGAAGAGCTGGCAAAAATCAAAACCCGATCTTTTCCACAAACAAGTCAGGAATCATCCGGGACCTAACATCTAA